The following is a genomic window from Amycolatopsis cihanbeyliensis.
TCCACACCGCGCCGTGCTCGAGGGAGTGCACCATGTTCTCGGTACGCACCGCGTTCGGGTAGACGATTCCGGTGCAGGCGGCCCAGAAGCCGTCGTGCGGTCCGCCGAACGGCGGGTTCTGGTCGTAGGCCACCCGCTCGGTCGGCAGGATGTGCCTGCTGCCCTCGTACTGCTCGAGCTTGATGCCGGGAATGTCGGTGGACGGGTCCGGGTTCTCCGCGGACGGGGTGAACGCCGCGGCCGCCTCCTCCCGGTCGGCCTGCGCCCGCTTGTCCGCGGACTCGACCCAGTAGTACGTGAACACGCTGCCCGCCAGCAGGACGATCGCGATGACCGCGATGATCGTGCCCCACGGGGTGTGTTTCTTCGCGACCACCGAACCGCGGGCCGCCTTGACGGGCTGCTTCTTCGCGTTGCCCTTCTTCTTGCCGCTTGCCATGACTCCCGCGTTTCGTCGAGTGGAGATCCTGCGCCAGTTTAGGGGTCGCGTGTCGGATCGTTGTCAATCAGTCGCCAATGACCAGGTACGCCCGGGCGGTCGGCGCCGTGACCCCGGAACATAGAATCCCGGAGTGACTCCCGCCGCCCTCGCTGACCTGGTACGGACATCCGCCGTGACGGTACTGGCCGCACGTGGTCTCGACCACACCGTGCTGCCGGACACCGTGACGATCGAGCGTCCGCGCAATCCCGAGCACGGAGACTACGCGACCAACCTGGCGCTGCAGGTAGCGAAGAAAGTAGGGCTCGCCCCGCGCGAGCTGGCCGAGGCGCTGGCGGCGAGCCTCGCCGAGGTCGAGGGGGTCGCGGGAGCCGAGGTCGC
Proteins encoded in this region:
- a CDS encoding DUF3105 domain-containing protein, translating into MASGKKKGNAKKQPVKAARGSVVAKKHTPWGTIIAVIAIVLLAGSVFTYYWVESADKRAQADREEAAAAFTPSAENPDPSTDIPGIKLEQYEGSRHILPTERVAYDQNPPFGGPHDGFWAACTGIVYPNAVRTENMVHSLEHGAVWIAYNPDQVSGEALDKLELRVEGKPYMMLSPYPGLDQPVSLQSWGHQLKLDSVDDERIEQFITALRLNQNTYPEIGASCDALGPGQFDADNPPPFNAEPPGPDAKPMDYQGSEGATPEDMGGNPGQGQAPTQPSEG